In Pongo pygmaeus isolate AG05252 chromosome 13, NHGRI_mPonPyg2-v2.0_pri, whole genome shotgun sequence, one genomic interval encodes:
- the BICD2 gene encoding protein bicaudal D homolog 2 isoform X2 has translation MSAPSEEEEYARLVMEAQPEWLRAEVKRLSHELAETTREKIQAAEYGLAVLEEKHQLKLQFEELEVDYEAIRSEMEQLKEAFGQAHTNHKKVAADGESREESLIQESASKEQYYVRKVLELQTELKQLRNVLTNTQSENERLASVAQELKEINQNVEIQRGRLRDDIKEYKFREARLLQDYSELEEENISLQKQVSVLRQNQVEFEGLKHEIKRLEEETEYLNSQLEDAIRLKEISERQLEEALETLKTEREQKNSLRKELSHYMSINDSFYTSHLHVSLDGLKFSDDAAEPNNDAEALVNGFEHGGLAKLPLDNKTSTPKKEGLAPPSPSLVSDLLSELNISEIQKLKQQLMQMEREKAGLLASLQDTQKQLEHTRGSLSEQQEKVTRLTENLSALRRLQAGKERQTALDNEKDRDSHEDGDYYEVDINGPEILACKYHVAVAEAGELREQLKALRSTHEAREAQHAEEKGRYEAEGQALTEKVSLLEKASRQDRELLARLEKELKKVSDVAGETQGSLSVAQDELVTFSEELANLYHHVCMCNNETPNRVMLDYYREGQGRAGRTSPGGRTSPEARGRRSPILLPKGLLAPEAGRADGGTGDSSPSPGSSLPSPLSDPRREPMNIYNLIAIIRDQIKHLQAAVDRTTELSRQRIASQELGPAVDKDKEALMEEILKLKSLLSTKREQITTLRTVLKANKQTAEVALANLKSKYENEKAMVTETMMKLRNELKALKEDAATFSSLRAMFATRCDEYITQLDEMQRQLAAAEDEKKTLNSLLRMAIQQKLALTQRLELLELDHEQTRRGRAKAAPKTKPATPSVSHTCACASDRAEGTGLANQVFCSEKHSIYCD, from the exons GCCTTTGGACAAGCACACACAAACCACAAGAAGGTGGCTGCTGACGGAGAGAGCCGGGAGGAGAGCCTGATCCAGGAGTCGGCCTCCAAGGAGCAGTACTACGTGCGGAAGGTGCTAGAGCTGCAGACGGAGCTGAAGCAGTTGCGCAATGTCCTCACCAACACGCAGTCGGAGAATGAGCGCCTGGCCTCTGTGGCCCAGGAGCTGAAGGAG ATCAACCAGAATGTGGAGATCCAGCGTGGCCGCCTGCGGGATGACATCAAGGAGTACAAATTCCGGGAAGCTCGCCTGCTGCAGGACTACTCGGAACTGGAGGAGGAGAACATCAGCCTGCAGAAGCAAGTGTCTGTGCTCAGACAGAACCAG GTGGAGTTTGAGGGCCTCAAGCATGAGATCAAGCGTCTGGAGGAGGAGACCGAGTACCTCAACAGCCAGCTGGAGGATGCCATCCGCCTCAAGGAGATCTCAGAGCGGCAGCTGGAGGAGGCGCTGGAGACCCTGAAGACGGAGCGTGAACAGAAGAACAGCCTGCGCAAGGAGCTGTCACACTACATGAGCATCAACGACTCCTTCTACACCAGCCACCTGCATGTCTCACTGGATGGCCTCAAGTTCAGTGACGATGCTGCCGAGCCCAACAACGATGCCGAGGCCCTGGTCAATGGCTTTGAGCACGGCGGCCTGGCCAAGCTGCCACTGGACAACAAGACCTCCACGCCCAAGAAGGAGGGCCTCGCGccgccctcccccagccttgtcTCCGACCTACTCAGTGAGCTCAACATCTCCGAGATCCAGAAGCTGAAGCAGCAGCTGATGCAG ATGGAGCGGGAAAAGGCGGGCCTGCTGGCGTCGCTGCAGGACACACAGAAACAGCTAGAGCACACGCGGGGCTCCCTGTCAGAACAGCAGGAGAAGGTGACCCGCCTCACAGAGAATCTGAGTGCCCTGCGGCGCCTGCAGGCTGGCAAGGAGCGGCAGACGGCCCTGGACAACGAGAAGGACCGTGACAGCCATGAGGATGGGGACTACTACGAGGTGGACATCAACGGGCCCGAGATCTTGGCCTGCAAGTACCATGTGGCTGTGGCTGAGGCTGGCGAGCTCCGCGAGCAGCTCAAAGCACTGCGCAGCACGCACGAGGCTCGTGAGGCCCAGCATGCTGAGGAGAAGGGCCGCTACGAGGCTGAGGGCCAGGCGCTCACGGAGAAGGTCTCCCTGCTGGAGAAGGCCAGCCGCCAGGACCGCGAGCTGCTGGCCCGGCTGGAGAAGGAGCTGAAGAAGGTGAGCGACGTCGCTGGCGAGACACAGGGCAGCCTGAGTGTGGCCCAGGATGAGCTGGTGACCTTCAGTGAGGAGCTGGCCAATCTCTACCACCACGTGTGCATGTGCAACAATGAGACACCCAACCGTGTCATGCTGGACTACTACCGTGAGGGCCAGGGCAGGGCCGGCCGCACCAGTCCTGGGGGCCGCACCAGCCCCGAGGCGCGCGGCCGGCGCTCACCAATCCTCCTACCCAAGGGGCTGCTGGCTCCTGAGGCGGGCCGAGCAGATGGCGGGACGGGGGACAGCAGCCCCTCGCCTGGCTCCTCACTGCCGTCACCCCTGAGTGACCCACGCCGGGAGCCCATGAACATCTACAACCTGATCGCTATCATCCGTGACCAGATCAAGCACCTGCAGGCAGCCGTGGACCGCACCACGGAGCTGTCACGCCAGCGCATTGCCTCGCAGGAGCTGGGCCCCGCCGTGGACAAGGACAAGGAGGCACTTATGGAGGAGATCCTCAAGCTGAAGTCGCTGCTCAGCACCAAGCGGGAGCAGATCACCACGCTGCGCACTGTGCTGAAGGCCAACAAGCAG ACGGCCGAGGTGGCGCTTGCCAACCTGAAGAGCAAGTATGAGAATGAGAAGGCCATGGTTACCGAGACCATGATGAAGCTGCGCAATGAGCTCAAGGCCCTCAAGGAGGACGCAGCCACCTTCTCCTCACTGCGTGCTATGTTTGCCACCAG GTGTGACGAGTACATTACACAGCTGGATGAGATGCAGCGGCAGCTGGCGGCTGCTGAGGACGAGAAGAAGACGCTGAACTCGCTGCTGCGCATGGCCATCCAGCAGAAGCTGGCGCTGACCCAGAGGCTGGAGCTGCTCGAGCTGGACCATGAGCAGACCCGGCGTGGCCGCGCCAAAGCCGCCCCGAAGACCAAGCCAGCCACCCCGAGCGTAAGTCACACCTGTGCCTGCGCCAGCGACAGGGCCGAGGGCACCGGGCTGGCCAACCAGGTGTTCTGCAGCGAGAAGCACAGCATTTACTGT
- the BICD2 gene encoding protein bicaudal D homolog 2 isoform X3, translating into MSAPSEEEEYARLVMEAQPEWLRAEVKRLSHELAETTREKIQAAEYGLAVLEEKHQLKLQFEELEVDYEAIRSEMEQLKEAFGQAHTNHKKVAADGESREESLIQESASKEQYYVRKVLELQTELKQLRNVLTNTQSENERLASVAQELKEINQNVEIQRGRLRDDIKEYKFREARLLQDYSELEEENISLQKQVSVLRQNQVEFEGLKHEIKRLEEETEYLNSQLEDAIRLKEISERQLEEALETLKTEREQKNSLRKELSHYMSINDSFYTSHLHVSLDGLKFSDDAAEPNNDAEALVNGFEHGGLAKLPLDNKTSTPKKEGLAPPSPSLVSDLLSELNISEIQKLKQQLMQMEREKAGLLASLQDTQKQLEHTRGSLSEQQEKVTRLTENLSALRRLQAGKERQTALDNEKDRDSHEDGDYYEVDINGPEILACKYHVAVAEAGELREQLKALRSTHEAREAQHAEEKGRYEAEGQALTEKVSLLEKASRQDRELLARLEKELKKVSDVAGETQGSLSVAQDELVTFSEELANLYHHVCMCNNETPNRVMLDYYREGQGRAGRTSPGGRTSPEARGRRSPILLPKGLLAPEAGRADGGTGDSSPSPGSSLPSPLSDPRREPMNIYNLIAIIRDQIKHLQAAVDRTTELSRQRIASQELGPAVDKDKEALMEEILKLKSLLSTKREQITTLRTVLKANKQTAEVALANLKSKYENEKAMVTETMMKLRNELKALKEDAATFSSLRAMFATRCDEYITQLDEMQRQLAAAEDEKKTLNSLLRMAIQQKLALTQRLELLELDHEQTRRGRAKAAPKTKPATPSL; encoded by the exons GCCTTTGGACAAGCACACACAAACCACAAGAAGGTGGCTGCTGACGGAGAGAGCCGGGAGGAGAGCCTGATCCAGGAGTCGGCCTCCAAGGAGCAGTACTACGTGCGGAAGGTGCTAGAGCTGCAGACGGAGCTGAAGCAGTTGCGCAATGTCCTCACCAACACGCAGTCGGAGAATGAGCGCCTGGCCTCTGTGGCCCAGGAGCTGAAGGAG ATCAACCAGAATGTGGAGATCCAGCGTGGCCGCCTGCGGGATGACATCAAGGAGTACAAATTCCGGGAAGCTCGCCTGCTGCAGGACTACTCGGAACTGGAGGAGGAGAACATCAGCCTGCAGAAGCAAGTGTCTGTGCTCAGACAGAACCAG GTGGAGTTTGAGGGCCTCAAGCATGAGATCAAGCGTCTGGAGGAGGAGACCGAGTACCTCAACAGCCAGCTGGAGGATGCCATCCGCCTCAAGGAGATCTCAGAGCGGCAGCTGGAGGAGGCGCTGGAGACCCTGAAGACGGAGCGTGAACAGAAGAACAGCCTGCGCAAGGAGCTGTCACACTACATGAGCATCAACGACTCCTTCTACACCAGCCACCTGCATGTCTCACTGGATGGCCTCAAGTTCAGTGACGATGCTGCCGAGCCCAACAACGATGCCGAGGCCCTGGTCAATGGCTTTGAGCACGGCGGCCTGGCCAAGCTGCCACTGGACAACAAGACCTCCACGCCCAAGAAGGAGGGCCTCGCGccgccctcccccagccttgtcTCCGACCTACTCAGTGAGCTCAACATCTCCGAGATCCAGAAGCTGAAGCAGCAGCTGATGCAG ATGGAGCGGGAAAAGGCGGGCCTGCTGGCGTCGCTGCAGGACACACAGAAACAGCTAGAGCACACGCGGGGCTCCCTGTCAGAACAGCAGGAGAAGGTGACCCGCCTCACAGAGAATCTGAGTGCCCTGCGGCGCCTGCAGGCTGGCAAGGAGCGGCAGACGGCCCTGGACAACGAGAAGGACCGTGACAGCCATGAGGATGGGGACTACTACGAGGTGGACATCAACGGGCCCGAGATCTTGGCCTGCAAGTACCATGTGGCTGTGGCTGAGGCTGGCGAGCTCCGCGAGCAGCTCAAAGCACTGCGCAGCACGCACGAGGCTCGTGAGGCCCAGCATGCTGAGGAGAAGGGCCGCTACGAGGCTGAGGGCCAGGCGCTCACGGAGAAGGTCTCCCTGCTGGAGAAGGCCAGCCGCCAGGACCGCGAGCTGCTGGCCCGGCTGGAGAAGGAGCTGAAGAAGGTGAGCGACGTCGCTGGCGAGACACAGGGCAGCCTGAGTGTGGCCCAGGATGAGCTGGTGACCTTCAGTGAGGAGCTGGCCAATCTCTACCACCACGTGTGCATGTGCAACAATGAGACACCCAACCGTGTCATGCTGGACTACTACCGTGAGGGCCAGGGCAGGGCCGGCCGCACCAGTCCTGGGGGCCGCACCAGCCCCGAGGCGCGCGGCCGGCGCTCACCAATCCTCCTACCCAAGGGGCTGCTGGCTCCTGAGGCGGGCCGAGCAGATGGCGGGACGGGGGACAGCAGCCCCTCGCCTGGCTCCTCACTGCCGTCACCCCTGAGTGACCCACGCCGGGAGCCCATGAACATCTACAACCTGATCGCTATCATCCGTGACCAGATCAAGCACCTGCAGGCAGCCGTGGACCGCACCACGGAGCTGTCACGCCAGCGCATTGCCTCGCAGGAGCTGGGCCCCGCCGTGGACAAGGACAAGGAGGCACTTATGGAGGAGATCCTCAAGCTGAAGTCGCTGCTCAGCACCAAGCGGGAGCAGATCACCACGCTGCGCACTGTGCTGAAGGCCAACAAGCAG ACGGCCGAGGTGGCGCTTGCCAACCTGAAGAGCAAGTATGAGAATGAGAAGGCCATGGTTACCGAGACCATGATGAAGCTGCGCAATGAGCTCAAGGCCCTCAAGGAGGACGCAGCCACCTTCTCCTCACTGCGTGCTATGTTTGCCACCAG GTGTGACGAGTACATTACACAGCTGGATGAGATGCAGCGGCAGCTGGCGGCTGCTGAGGACGAGAAGAAGACGCTGAACTCGCTGCTGCGCATGGCCATCCAGCAGAAGCTGGCGCTGACCCAGAGGCTGGAGCTGCTCGAGCTGGACCATGAGCAGACCCGGCGTGGCCGCGCCAAAGCCGCCCCGAAGACCAAGCCAGCCACCCCGAGC